From a single Okeanomitos corallinicola TIOX110 genomic region:
- a CDS encoding nitroreductase family protein, which produces MEKPAKNQYPIHKLLQDRWSPLAFSNKPITPETISSLLEAVRWTASCFNEQPWHFIIATQENPEEFNKLLSCIVEANQVWAKNAPVLMISVAKLNFDKNGNPNRHAFYDVGAAVCNLTTQATSLGLFVHQMGGFDVEKTREIYKIPAGYEPVTAIAIGYPGDPQTLPQQYQQREFAERQRQPQEEFVFTNTWGDGVIG; this is translated from the coding sequence ATGGAAAAACCAGCTAAAAACCAATATCCCATCCATAAATTATTACAAGATCGTTGGAGTCCTTTGGCATTTTCCAACAAACCCATCACACCAGAAACAATATCTAGTTTATTAGAAGCCGTCCGTTGGACAGCATCTTGTTTCAATGAGCAACCTTGGCATTTTATAATTGCCACTCAAGAAAATCCAGAGGAATTTAACAAGTTACTAAGTTGTATAGTTGAAGCCAATCAAGTGTGGGCGAAAAATGCCCCTGTGTTGATGATATCGGTGGCAAAATTAAACTTTGATAAAAATGGCAACCCTAACCGTCATGCTTTTTATGATGTCGGTGCAGCAGTTTGTAATTTAACAACTCAAGCAACATCTTTAGGATTATTTGTGCATCAGATGGGTGGTTTTGATGTTGAGAAAACACGAGAAATATACAAAATTCCCGCAGGATACGAACCAGTAACAGCGATCGCTATCGGTTATCCAGGTGATCCCCAAACCTTACCGCAACAATATCAGCAACGGGAATTTGCAGAACGTCAACGCCAACCCCAAGAGGAGTTTGTATTTACCAACACTTGGGGTGATGGAGTGATCGGGTGA
- a CDS encoding PstS family phosphate ABC transporter substrate-binding protein, with translation MSQKKEALVLVLSLFTTILLLGAGYFWFTKESKVDITNVVKSPNQTNSPNSTPPSQPQNTPKNSNSTNSNSTNFATVANVPTGLFNYGGSTSWAPIRLAVDSVIQTAKPEYRLRYLQPTNNVTPGSSTGIQSLIEGKLTFAQSSRPVTDAELKRAQQRGFQLNQIPIAIDGLAVAVNPNLNVPGLTINQLKSIYTGKIKNWSEIGGPNLPIKAITRRVSDGGTVELFVQDILGGQAFDSQVEYVSTTTQALRKLADSPGGIYYASAPEVVPQCSVKPLPIGRTANEYVAPYQEPLILPNQCPNQRNQLNIQAFQSGKYPITRNLFVVVKQNGQTEEKAGVAYANLLLTEQGQELISQAGFVKIR, from the coding sequence ATGTCGCAGAAAAAAGAAGCTTTAGTTCTGGTTCTATCTCTATTTACAACGATATTACTACTGGGTGCGGGTTACTTCTGGTTTACCAAAGAATCAAAAGTTGATATAACCAATGTGGTTAAATCTCCAAATCAGACTAATAGTCCTAATTCCACTCCACCCAGTCAACCCCAGAACACACCAAAAAACTCTAATAGTACAAACTCCAATAGTACAAACTTTGCTACTGTAGCCAATGTCCCGACGGGATTATTTAATTATGGTGGTAGTACATCTTGGGCCCCCATTCGTTTAGCAGTTGATTCGGTCATTCAAACCGCCAAGCCAGAATACAGACTACGGTATTTACAACCCACCAATAATGTTACTCCTGGTTCTAGTACCGGGATACAGTCTTTAATTGAAGGTAAATTAACTTTTGCCCAGTCTTCCCGACCAGTTACGGATGCAGAATTAAAACGCGCCCAACAACGTGGGTTTCAATTGAATCAAATTCCTATCGCTATTGATGGGTTAGCTGTGGCTGTCAATCCAAATCTGAATGTTCCGGGATTGACAATAAACCAGCTAAAATCCATCTACACAGGCAAGATCAAAAATTGGAGTGAAATTGGGGGACCAAATTTACCCATTAAGGCAATTACACGCCGTGTTAGTGATGGCGGCACAGTTGAGCTTTTTGTCCAAGACATTTTGGGTGGTCAAGCTTTCGATTCCCAAGTAGAGTATGTCTCTACGACCACCCAAGCCTTAAGAAAGCTGGCTGATAGTCCTGGTGGTATCTATTACGCTTCTGCTCCAGAGGTTGTTCCTCAATGTTCTGTTAAACCTTTACCCATAGGCAGGACAGCCAATGAATATGTTGCTCCTTATCAAGAACCATTGATTCTCCCTAATCAATGTCCTAATCAGCGCAACCAACTGAACATTCAGGCTTTTCAATCAGGAAAATACCCGATTACCCGGAATCTGTTTGTGGTGGTCAAACAGAATGGTCAAACTGAGGAAAAAGCTGGTGTTGCTTATGCTAACTTGTTGCTAACAGAGCAGGGACAGGAACTAATTTCCCAAGCTGGGTTTGTTAAAATCCGCTGA
- a CDS encoding DALR anticodon-binding domain-containing protein, with translation MPLYQDTDVRKILYISSVALQLSGGDGSQSTRFVRDIAAYLSASCSEFFHVKVVPPAWIHIELTDPTLAAWLNFLIDEKRHLKECEQINQFTNIRVGELHPQDCGLKNIDLCFQVQYTHARCCSLLKLASRDGLIKIVQDGANILELSPTQSIPWLDCDQKLRFYRPEELRLLALLVKTVDNLVFPDSKSVVNWNTAALRLSAAFESFWCECRIWGEVKINSLELAQARLGLLMATQWVLQSVLEGKLGIVAPWEL, from the coding sequence GTGCCTCTATACCAAGATACAGATGTGAGAAAAATTTTATATATTTCCAGTGTAGCTTTGCAACTTTCAGGAGGTGATGGTTCACAATCTACGAGGTTTGTTAGAGACATTGCGGCTTATTTATCAGCAAGCTGTAGCGAGTTTTTTCACGTTAAAGTTGTTCCTCCGGCTTGGATTCATATAGAACTAACTGATCCTACTTTAGCAGCTTGGTTAAATTTTTTGATAGATGAAAAAAGGCATTTAAAGGAGTGTGAGCAAATAAATCAATTCACTAATATCAGAGTTGGAGAACTTCATCCTCAAGACTGTGGGTTAAAAAATATTGATTTATGTTTTCAGGTTCAGTATACCCATGCACGCTGCTGTTCGCTGCTGAAATTAGCTAGTAGAGATGGGCTGATTAAAATTGTACAGGATGGTGCCAATATTTTGGAACTATCACCAACCCAATCTATACCTTGGCTGGACTGTGATCAAAAATTGCGTTTTTATCGGCCAGAGGAATTGCGTTTACTTGCGTTGCTGGTGAAAACGGTAGATAATCTAGTATTTCCTGATTCTAAGAGTGTAGTTAACTGGAATACAGCTGCTTTAAGATTGAGTGCAGCTTTTGAAAGTTTTTGGTGCGAGTGTCGCATTTGGGGAGAAGTGAAAATTAATTCTTTGGAGTTAGCACAGGCTAGATTAGGATTACTGATGGCTACTCAGTGGGTTTTACAGTCTGTGTTAGAAGGGAAGTTAGGGATTGTCGCACCTTGGGAATTATGA
- a CDS encoding Cof-type HAD-IIB family hydrolase, translated as MHKASALANNIKLLVLDIDGTIAGHDNQVSETVKQAITAVRAKGIHVAIATGRMYCSALRFHEEIKSNLPLTAYQGAWIQDPNTGEIHRHLTVSPQIADQLLDYFEKPQWRSLLSVHFYINDQLYVREITTNTASYAERCGVDPIPVGDLRQVLTDKIPTKVLALCNDVDLIKNMMGDLRLQYTPAELYMTTSVATFLEVANPFVNKGYAVRYIAEEILGIESSQVMTIGDNFNDVEMLEYAGIGVAMGSAPEPVQAISNWVTPSVENDGVAIAIEKFLL; from the coding sequence ATGCACAAAGCATCTGCTCTTGCAAATAATATCAAGCTATTAGTTTTAGATATAGATGGTACGATTGCTGGCCATGACAATCAAGTCAGTGAAACTGTCAAACAAGCTATTACCGCAGTCCGAGCTAAAGGTATTCACGTAGCCATAGCTACGGGTAGAATGTATTGTTCGGCTTTGCGTTTCCACGAGGAAATCAAGTCTAATTTACCATTAACAGCCTATCAAGGGGCTTGGATTCAAGATCCAAATACTGGTGAAATTCACCGTCATTTAACGGTTTCTCCACAAATAGCTGATCAGTTATTAGATTACTTTGAAAAACCACAATGGCGATCGCTCCTCTCTGTCCATTTCTACATCAATGATCAACTCTATGTCCGGGAAATTACTACAAATACAGCCAGTTATGCTGAACGTTGTGGTGTTGATCCCATTCCCGTAGGTGATTTAAGGCAAGTATTAACTGACAAGATACCAACTAAAGTTTTAGCACTATGTAACGATGTAGATTTAATTAAAAATATGATGGGTGATTTACGTTTACAATATACACCCGCAGAATTATATATGACTACTTCAGTCGCTACATTTTTAGAAGTAGCCAATCCTTTTGTTAATAAAGGCTATGCCGTCCGTTACATTGCTGAAGAAATATTAGGAATAGAAAGCAGTCAGGTAATGACTATTGGGGATAATTTTAATGATGTAGAAATGTTGGAGTATGCAGGTATTGGTGTAGCGATGGGAAGCGCACCAGAACCAGTACAGGCTATTTCTAATTGGGTAACTCCCAGTGTAGAGAATGATGGAGTTGCGATCGCCATAGAAAAATTCTTACTCTAA
- a CDS encoding ABC transporter substrate-binding protein, whose product MLQKEIRVLIFSLLVTGGILGLGFWLFTPNFLKNNNTKLSENQQFNNNPSVIERLSFGTRIFSSGNSSITKIDGSKAMENKNYQQAIENFQASLKLNPNDPEALIYLNNAKIGASRNYTIVVSVPFGNNPNTALEILRGVAQAQNEINQNSKIKGVPLKVGIAKDEDNPEIAKQIAANLVKNPEVLGVVCCTSSDATLTAGTIYNSGKLVAISPISTSVKITNFSPYIFRTVPSDFIAARTLANHMIKNLKKQKVAVFFNSQSGYSQSLKSEFVSSVLLEGGKISREFDLSKADFSAAQSIKQATEEGAEVLMLATNTGTLDTALQVVQVNQKRLQVLGGDDVYTLKTLEVGREQAVGMVVAIPWHINSSSQSDFPQESRQLWGGDVSWRTAMAYDATKALIAGLENDPTRDGIQKAFLSPEFSTAGAAGEIRFLPSGDRNAPLQLVKIVPGDRSRTGYDFEPINKNN is encoded by the coding sequence ATGTTACAGAAAGAAATTAGAGTATTAATTTTCTCCTTATTAGTCACAGGAGGAATATTAGGTTTAGGTTTTTGGTTATTTACGCCTAATTTTCTCAAAAATAACAATACTAAATTATCAGAAAATCAGCAATTCAATAACAATCCATCGGTGATTGAGAGGCTGAGTTTTGGGACAAGAATATTTAGTTCTGGTAATTCATCTATCACCAAAATAGATGGGTCTAAAGCAATGGAGAATAAAAATTATCAACAGGCAATAGAAAATTTTCAAGCATCCTTAAAACTCAACCCTAATGATCCAGAAGCACTAATATATCTCAATAATGCCAAGATAGGAGCAAGCAGAAATTACACAATTGTAGTGTCTGTTCCTTTTGGAAATAACCCCAACACAGCATTAGAAATTTTAAGAGGTGTAGCTCAAGCCCAAAATGAAATTAACCAAAATAGCAAAATCAAAGGAGTTCCTTTAAAAGTAGGCATAGCCAAAGACGAAGATAACCCAGAAATAGCTAAACAAATAGCTGCTAACCTAGTCAAAAATCCCGAAGTGTTGGGTGTGGTTTGTTGTACTTCTAGCGATGCCACATTAACCGCCGGTACTATATATAATTCTGGAAAACTTGTCGCCATTTCCCCTATAAGTACATCTGTAAAAATTACCAATTTTAGCCCCTACATTTTTCGTACAGTTCCTAGTGATTTCATCGCTGCGAGAACTTTAGCAAATCACATGATCAAGAATTTAAAAAAGCAAAAAGTAGCAGTTTTCTTTAATTCCCAAAGTGGTTATAGTCAGTCATTAAAATCAGAGTTTGTTTCCTCAGTTTTATTAGAAGGAGGTAAAATATCCAGGGAATTTGATTTATCTAAAGCAGATTTTAGTGCTGCTCAAAGTATCAAACAGGCCACTGAAGAAGGGGCAGAAGTATTAATGTTAGCTACAAATACAGGTACTTTAGATACAGCCTTGCAAGTAGTACAAGTTAATCAAAAACGTTTGCAAGTATTAGGAGGAGATGATGTCTATACCCTCAAAACTTTAGAAGTTGGCAGAGAACAAGCTGTAGGAATGGTAGTAGCTATTCCCTGGCATATTAATAGTAGTTCTCAGTCTGATTTTCCCCAAGAATCTCGACAGTTATGGGGTGGTGATGTCAGTTGGCGGACTGCAATGGCTTATGATGCTACAAAAGCTTTAATCGCTGGCTTAGAGAATGATCCTACCCGTGATGGTATTCAAAAAGCCTTTTTATCACCGGAATTTTCTACCGCAGGTGCTGCTGGTGAAATTCGCTTTTTACCATCAGGAGATAGAAACGCACCTTTGCAACTAGTGAAAATTGTTCCTGGCGATCGCTCACGCACTGGATATGATTTTGAACCAATAAACAAAAATAATTAA
- a CDS encoding sensor domain-containing diguanylate cyclase — protein MVENLSVSLCCQTWVETENHVNRQYLQAMERLLIVVQELSLARSLERIMEIVRVAARELTASDGASFVLRDNGYCYYADEDAIAPLWKGQRFPMNICIGGWAMLNQKPAIIANVSIDERVPHVAYKPTFVKSMVMVPIRTQEPIGAIGTYWATHHQPTVEEVKVLQALADVTSVAMENVEVYAELEQRVKNRTIALEREIEERKVAEAEVRRLSLTDELTGLYNRRGFFVIAEQQLKLAKRTQISTYLMFIDLDGLKQINDKLGHEMGDIAIVTAANLMKQTFRQSDTLGRLGGDEFVVLLQGDNPSLEVIIERFKYSIDEYNRSSNQSFEVSMSIGVVNYDYNQPVSLDHLITIADELMYQQKRAKKKKEVV, from the coding sequence ATGGTCGAGAACTTATCAGTTTCATTGTGTTGTCAAACATGGGTGGAGACAGAAAATCATGTAAATAGACAATATTTACAGGCTATGGAACGCTTATTAATAGTGGTGCAAGAGCTTTCCCTAGCGCGTAGTTTAGAAAGAATTATGGAAATTGTGCGAGTAGCAGCCAGAGAATTAACCGCATCAGATGGTGCGAGTTTTGTACTCCGCGATAATGGTTACTGTTACTATGCTGATGAGGATGCTATTGCTCCCCTTTGGAAAGGCCAAAGATTTCCGATGAATATTTGCATTGGTGGTTGGGCAATGCTTAACCAAAAACCTGCAATTATTGCAAATGTGAGTATTGATGAGCGTGTTCCTCATGTTGCTTATAAACCGACTTTTGTTAAAAGTATGGTGATGGTTCCTATCCGCACTCAAGAACCAATAGGAGCAATTGGTACTTATTGGGCAACTCACCATCAACCAACTGTAGAGGAAGTCAAAGTTTTGCAAGCATTAGCAGATGTGACATCTGTGGCTATGGAAAATGTTGAAGTTTATGCTGAATTAGAACAACGAGTCAAAAATAGGACTATTGCTTTAGAAAGAGAAATTGAAGAAAGAAAAGTTGCTGAAGCTGAAGTGCGCCGTCTTTCTTTAACTGATGAGTTAACAGGTTTATACAATCGGCGTGGTTTTTTTGTAATTGCCGAACAACAATTAAAATTAGCCAAACGAACTCAAATTTCTACCTATTTAATGTTTATTGATTTGGATGGACTCAAACAAATAAATGATAAATTAGGGCATGAAATGGGTGATATAGCCATAGTTACAGCTGCGAATTTAATGAAACAAACTTTCCGTCAATCTGATACTTTGGGAAGATTAGGGGGTGATGAGTTTGTAGTGTTATTACAAGGCGATAACCCAAGTTTAGAGGTTATTATCGAACGATTCAAATACTCTATTGATGAATATAATCGCTCAAGTAATCAAAGTTTTGAAGTATCTATGAGTATAGGAGTTGTGAATTATGATTATAACCAACCAGTATCTTTAGACCATTTAATTACTATAGCAGATGAATTGATGTACCAACAAAAACGTGCTAAGAAAAAGAAAGAGGTTGTTTGA
- the polA gene encoding DNA polymerase I: MSLDSVSNLNSHPQIHETPTFILVDGHSLAFRSYFAFAKGKNGGLRTKDGIPTSVCFGFLKCLLEVMKTEQPQAMAVAFDLGLPTFRHEADDTYKAGRAETPEDFIPDIENLQDLLRALNLPIFTSPGYEADDVLGTLAQKASTAGYGVKILSGDRDLFQLINAEKNITVLNFSPEALKRSANSITEFHAEQVQEKLGVLPTQIVDYKALCGDTSDNIPGVKGIGAKTAVKLLNTYNSLEGIYKNIDEITGANQKKLVAGKDDALHSQYLAQIVVDVPLEVNLEDCQLTGFDHNLLIPILEKLEFNKFIEQINKLQEKFGGEVSETKPAEINKIESEDDDELWFFSAEDTANAEKQNDSSIQISIINTADKLQELVSILQKHTNPEKPVAWDTETTDLDPRDADLVGIGCCWGTGENEAAYIPVGHKNGNNLQLDVVLSALRQILESADYPKTFQNAKFDRLIFKNQGINLAGVVFDPMLASYLLNPDNTHNLSDLSLRYLGLQLTEYNQIVPKAGKKEPQKNISDIDINTVGYYCGNQVYATFQLVLKLQEELNQIPELAKLLVEVEQPLEAVLAEIEYTGVRINSAYLQELSQQLETELAKLEIQATEIAGEKFNLGSPKQLSYILFEKLGLSTKHSRKIQTGYSTDAATLEKLQEVDETGFVDLIIENRTLSKLKSTYVDALPALVHPKTQRIHTNFNQTATATGRLSSSNPNLQNIPIRTAFSRQIRKAFLPESGWLMVAADYSQIELRILAHLSQEPVLISAYQNNEDIHTVTAKLVFEKDEVTSEERRFAKTINFGVIYGMGSLKFSRSTGVDKNTANEFIKKFNQRYPLVFAYLETVKKQAICQGYVETILGRRRYFEFTTRSLQNLKGSSLEDIDLSKLKNLGAYDAGLLRSAANAPIQGSSADIIKIAMVRLHEVLKKYQARLLLQVHDELVFEVPPQEWEELQIEIKSEMENAVSLSVPLVVDVRAGDNWMETK; this comes from the coding sequence ATGTCTCTAGATTCCGTTAGTAATTTGAATTCTCATCCGCAAATCCACGAAACTCCTACGTTTATTCTCGTAGATGGACACTCTCTGGCTTTCCGTTCCTATTTTGCCTTTGCTAAGGGTAAAAACGGAGGACTACGTACAAAGGACGGTATTCCTACCAGCGTATGTTTTGGTTTTCTTAAATGTCTCTTAGAAGTAATGAAAACAGAACAACCCCAAGCAATGGCCGTAGCGTTTGATTTGGGTTTACCTACTTTTCGTCACGAAGCGGATGATACCTATAAAGCGGGTCGAGCAGAAACACCAGAAGATTTTATTCCTGATATAGAGAATTTACAAGATTTACTGAGAGCTTTAAATTTACCTATTTTTACATCACCTGGTTATGAAGCGGATGATGTTTTAGGAACTTTAGCCCAAAAAGCCTCTACTGCTGGTTATGGGGTGAAGATTTTATCAGGGGATAGAGATTTATTCCAACTCATTAATGCTGAAAAAAATATTACAGTTTTAAATTTTAGTCCAGAAGCTTTAAAACGTTCTGCAAATAGTATCACTGAATTTCACGCAGAACAAGTTCAAGAAAAATTAGGCGTTTTACCCACACAAATTGTAGATTATAAAGCCCTATGTGGTGATACATCAGATAATATTCCTGGAGTTAAAGGAATTGGGGCAAAAACAGCAGTAAAATTATTAAACACCTATAATTCTTTAGAAGGAATATATAAAAATATAGATGAAATAACAGGTGCAAATCAGAAAAAGTTAGTTGCTGGTAAAGATGATGCACTACATTCTCAATACTTAGCACAGATAGTTGTAGATGTACCCTTAGAAGTTAACTTAGAAGATTGTCAATTAACAGGGTTTGATCATAATCTTTTAATTCCGATTTTAGAGAAATTAGAATTTAATAAATTCATAGAACAAATCAACAAATTACAAGAAAAGTTTGGTGGAGAAGTTTCAGAAACAAAACCAGCAGAAATCAATAAAATTGAATCAGAAGATGATGATGAGTTATGGTTTTTTAGTGCTGAAGATACAGCAAATGCTGAGAAACAAAATGATTCATCAATTCAGATATCTATTATTAACACCGCAGATAAATTACAAGAATTAGTTAGTATTCTCCAAAAACATACTAACCCAGAAAAACCCGTTGCTTGGGATACGGAAACTACAGATTTAGATCCCAGAGATGCAGATTTAGTAGGAATTGGTTGTTGTTGGGGAACAGGAGAAAATGAAGCTGCTTATATTCCCGTTGGCCATAAAAACGGCAATAATTTACAACTAGATGTTGTGTTATCAGCATTACGTCAAATTTTAGAAAGTGCAGATTATCCGAAAACATTTCAAAATGCTAAATTTGACCGATTGATTTTTAAAAATCAAGGAATTAACTTAGCTGGTGTAGTATTTGATCCCATGTTAGCAAGTTATTTGCTAAATCCAGATAATACCCATAATTTAAGCGATTTATCTTTAAGATATTTGGGTTTACAATTAACAGAATATAATCAAATAGTTCCCAAAGCTGGAAAAAAAGAACCACAGAAAAATATTTCTGATATTGATATCAATACCGTAGGTTATTATTGTGGCAATCAAGTTTATGCGACATTTCAATTAGTTCTGAAATTACAGGAAGAATTAAATCAAATACCAGAATTAGCTAAATTATTAGTAGAAGTAGAACAACCTCTAGAAGCGGTTTTAGCAGAAATTGAATATACAGGAGTAAGAATTAACTCCGCTTATTTACAAGAATTATCCCAGCAATTAGAAACAGAATTAGCGAAATTAGAAATACAAGCTACTGAAATTGCTGGTGAAAAGTTTAATCTAGGTTCTCCTAAACAACTTAGTTATATTTTATTTGAAAAACTGGGTTTAAGTACCAAGCATTCCCGGAAAATTCAAACAGGTTATTCTACCGATGCTGCAACTTTAGAAAAACTCCAAGAAGTTGATGAGACTGGTTTTGTTGATTTAATTATTGAAAATAGAACATTATCAAAATTAAAATCTACCTATGTAGATGCTTTACCTGCATTGGTACATCCCAAAACTCAGAGAATACATACTAATTTTAACCAAACTGCAACTGCAACCGGTCGGTTATCTTCTTCTAATCCCAATTTACAAAATATTCCCATTCGGACAGCTTTTAGTCGTCAAATTAGAAAAGCATTTTTACCTGAGTCTGGTTGGTTAATGGTTGCTGCGGACTATTCACAAATTGAGTTAAGAATTTTAGCACATTTGAGTCAAGAACCTGTATTAATTTCAGCTTATCAAAATAATGAAGATATTCATACAGTCACAGCAAAGTTAGTGTTTGAAAAAGATGAAGTAACATCAGAAGAAAGACGTTTTGCGAAAACAATTAATTTTGGTGTCATTTATGGGATGGGGTCGTTAAAATTTTCCCGCTCTACAGGTGTAGATAAAAATACTGCAAATGAATTTATTAAAAAGTTTAACCAAAGATATCCGCTAGTGTTTGCATATTTAGAAACTGTTAAAAAACAAGCTATTTGTCAGGGATATGTAGAGACAATTTTGGGAAGAAGACGTTATTTCGAGTTTACTACTAGAAGCTTACAGAATTTAAAAGGTAGTAGTTTAGAAGATATTGATTTGAGTAAGTTAAAAAATTTGGGTGCTTATGATGCGGGGTTATTGCGTTCTGCTGCTAATGCACCAATTCAAGGTTCAAGTGCAGATATTATTAAAATAGCGATGGTACGATTACATGAAGTTTTAAAAAAATATCAAGCACGGTTGTTGTTACAAGTACATGATGAATTAGTGTTTGAAGTTCCTCCCCAAGAATGGGAAGAATTACAAATAGAAATTAAGTCAGAGATGGAAAATGCGGTGAGTTTAAGTGTACCTTTAGTTGTTGATGTACGTGCGGGTGATAATTGGATGGAAACAAAGTAG
- a CDS encoding PEP-CTERM sorting domain-containing protein — protein MNSKLFGALAAATTLAGIVVTGGTANAASISYSANSGDFASTDFYDTVLSIQKFNSALGTLESVTLDITGNIKGDARFESLDAAATIIRTEIGADLFLNQGSTNLLTLNLSQSELFNATAFDGQIDFGGTSGGSFDNIMDQRAQTQTLTDNLGAFIGSGNIDFLLSATARSSITGSGNLATIINTLAKGELTVTYNYSATSVPEPSAFLGFGLIAGFGLLSQRKKSRFQISK, from the coding sequence ATGAACTCTAAACTTTTTGGCGCTTTAGCAGCTGCCACTACCCTAGCCGGAATTGTTGTTACCGGTGGAACTGCAAATGCAGCTTCTATTAGCTATAGTGCTAATTCTGGAGATTTCGCTTCCACCGATTTCTATGATACAGTACTCAGCATTCAAAAATTTAATTCTGCTCTGGGTACACTTGAAAGTGTGACTTTAGATATCACTGGCAACATCAAAGGAGATGCCAGGTTTGAGAGCTTGGATGCAGCTGCAACTATAATCAGAACAGAGATTGGTGCAGATCTATTTTTAAATCAGGGCAGTACAAATTTACTTACACTGAATCTATCTCAGAGTGAGTTATTTAACGCGACAGCTTTTGATGGTCAAATTGATTTTGGTGGCACTTCTGGAGGCTCTTTTGACAATATTATGGATCAAAGGGCACAGACTCAGACTCTAACCGATAACTTAGGTGCTTTTATTGGTTCTGGTAATATTGACTTCTTGCTTTCAGCTACAGCTCGATCAAGTATTACAGGATCAGGTAATCTTGCGACTATTATTAATACACTTGCTAAAGGGGAATTGACAGTTACATATAACTATAGTGCGACTTCCGTACCTGAACCATCAGCTTTTCTGGGATTTGGTTTAATTGCTGGTTTTGGATTGTTGTCACAACGCAAAAAAAGCCGATTTCAAATCTCCAAGTAG
- a CDS encoding Crp/Fnr family transcriptional regulator has translation MQSQSSFSEASRPFLTWQRILDWAQEHYRCRTFSKDERIPARPGLLYLVQRGAIRMVGTAQVSATASQLTSRRINRTPEEAFLGFVGAGQPFEIVAQSPFTLQSYAHVDQTAVLWMYWHDLDNWPHFRREVMDAFRYQHQRKLLWLSALGQRRTIDRLLGFLTLLIEEYGEPAMSETDPDVIRGYCLPFPLTHAQIGSAIGSTRVTVTRLMGKLRQRGLILTQGDNLICLPAESINRVN, from the coding sequence ATGCAATCTCAATCCTCTTTTTCCGAAGCATCACGGCCTTTCCTCACTTGGCAACGAATTCTTGACTGGGCCCAAGAACACTACCGCTGCCGCACCTTCAGCAAAGATGAACGCATTCCAGCTAGACCCGGATTGCTATATTTAGTCCAACGAGGTGCAATCCGCATGGTAGGGACAGCCCAAGTCAGTGCCACTGCCAGCCAGTTGACATCTCGACGCATCAACAGAACCCCAGAAGAAGCATTTTTGGGTTTTGTCGGAGCAGGGCAACCATTTGAAATCGTGGCACAATCACCCTTTACACTCCAATCCTACGCTCACGTTGACCAAACTGCCGTCCTCTGGATGTACTGGCATGATTTGGATAACTGGCCTCACTTCCGTCGGGAAGTCATGGATGCCTTTAGATATCAACACCAGCGCAAACTATTGTGGCTGAGTGCTTTGGGACAACGCCGCACCATTGACAGACTACTCGGATTCCTCACCTTATTAATTGAGGAATATGGAGAACCGGCAATGAGTGAAACAGATCCCGATGTGATTCGTGGTTATTGTTTACCTTTCCCTCTCACCCATGCTCAAATAGGTAGTGCTATTGGTTCTACTCGCGTTACCGTTACCCGCTTAATGGGTAAATTGCGTCAACGTGGATTAATCCTCACTCAAGGGGATAACTTGATTTGCTTGCCAGCAGAGTCAATTAACAGAGTCAACTAA